A portion of the Rhodococcus pseudokoreensis genome contains these proteins:
- a CDS encoding LysR family substrate-binding domain-containing protein produces the protein MTDADASSPFRLAYVPGVTPTKWVRIWAERLPDVPLTLVPVSAADAPDQLRDRSADVGLVRLPIDRTGLSAIPLYTEIPVVVAPKDHVVAAVDEVSIADLADEIIQHPLDDVLVWERVPGLPAADRPATTADAIELVAAGVGLLVVPQSLARLHHRKDLVYRTVSDGPESRIALSWPEDETTELVEEFIGIVRGRTVNSSRGRTPTAAEPKKKRPAASSSARQKPAAGARTPRPGSGAKGGKPKGGKKGKPRRRS, from the coding sequence ACCCCCACCAAGTGGGTGCGGATCTGGGCCGAACGGCTGCCCGACGTCCCCCTCACGCTCGTCCCGGTGTCCGCCGCGGACGCACCCGATCAGCTGCGGGACCGGAGTGCGGACGTGGGCCTGGTGCGGTTGCCGATCGACCGGACCGGTCTCAGCGCCATCCCGCTGTACACCGAGATCCCGGTGGTCGTGGCACCGAAGGATCACGTCGTGGCGGCGGTGGACGAGGTGTCGATCGCGGATCTGGCGGACGAGATCATCCAGCACCCCCTCGACGACGTCCTCGTGTGGGAGCGCGTGCCGGGACTGCCCGCCGCGGACCGTCCGGCCACGACGGCCGACGCGATCGAACTGGTCGCCGCGGGGGTCGGGCTGCTCGTCGTCCCGCAGTCGCTCGCCCGGCTCCACCACCGCAAGGACCTCGTCTACCGGACGGTGTCGGACGGCCCGGAGTCGCGGATCGCGCTGTCGTGGCCCGAGGACGAGACCACCGAGCTGGTGGAGGAGTTCATCGGCATCGTCCGGGGTCGCACCGTCAACAGTTCCCGGGGCCGCACCCCGACGGCGGCCGAGCCGAAGAAGAAGCGTCCCGCCGCGTCCTCGTCCGCACGCCAGAAACCGGCGGCGGGGGCGAGGACGCCGCGGCCCGGATCCGGAGCCAAGGGCGGCAAACCCAAAGGTGGCAAGAAGGGCAAACCGCGGCGGCGGTCCTGA
- a CDS encoding hydrogen peroxide-inducible genes activator, producing MADQSYQPTLSQLRAFVAVAEYRHFGTAAARLSVSQPTLSQSLAALENGLGVQLIERSTRRVLVTAAGERLLGQAKVILEAADGFVATAAGVGDRLAGPLRIGLIPTVAPYVLPALLPALREEMPALEPQVIEDQTARLLEALRVGSLDVAVLALPSGVGGLVDIPLYTEDFVMVVPKGHPLAGRTDISPPMLDELPLLLLDEGHCLRDQTLDLCRSVDAHPVAGDTRATSLSTVVQCVAGGLGVTLVPESAVQVETGRGPLATARFAAPAPGRTIGLVFRSSSARADDYGQLARLFTKTAPVGTPA from the coding sequence ATGGCCGATCAGAGTTATCAACCCACACTGTCGCAGCTGCGTGCGTTCGTGGCAGTCGCGGAGTACCGCCACTTCGGCACGGCGGCAGCACGATTGAGTGTGAGCCAACCCACACTGTCGCAGTCGCTGGCGGCATTGGAGAACGGTCTCGGTGTGCAGCTCATCGAGCGCAGCACCCGGCGCGTCCTCGTCACCGCGGCGGGGGAGCGGCTCCTCGGTCAGGCCAAGGTCATCCTCGAGGCCGCGGACGGTTTCGTCGCGACGGCCGCGGGTGTCGGCGACCGGTTGGCCGGCCCCCTGCGGATCGGACTCATTCCCACCGTCGCCCCCTACGTGCTGCCTGCCCTGTTGCCGGCGCTGCGCGAGGAGATGCCCGCACTGGAGCCGCAGGTCATCGAGGACCAGACGGCGCGACTCCTCGAGGCGCTGCGTGTGGGCTCACTCGACGTCGCGGTGCTGGCCCTGCCGAGCGGTGTCGGCGGTCTTGTCGACATCCCCTTGTACACAGAAGATTTCGTGATGGTCGTCCCGAAGGGGCACCCGCTGGCCGGTCGCACCGACATCTCCCCGCCGATGTTGGACGAGCTTCCCCTCCTGCTGCTCGACGAGGGACACTGCCTGCGCGACCAGACCCTCGACCTGTGCCGCTCGGTGGACGCGCATCCGGTGGCGGGCGACACCCGCGCCACGTCGCTGTCGACGGTGGTGCAGTGCGTCGCCGGCGGACTCGGCGTGACTCTGGTGCCAGAATCCGCCGTCCAGGTCGAAACCGGACGGGGGCCGCTCGCGACCGCCCGCTTCGCCGCCCCCGCGCCCGGTCGCACGATCGGCCTCGTGTTCCGGTCGTCCAGTGCCCGCGCGGACGACTACGGACAACTCGCGCGCCTGTTCACGAAGACGGCACCGGTGGGCACCCCCGCCTGA
- a CDS encoding PhzF family phenazine biosynthesis protein — MPIHVDVVRVFTDDKGRHGNPLGIVDSSAVPPEDRQSVARTLGYSETIFVDIPGPDDEHARAQIFTPTTELPFAGHPTVGLSWWLHERGAAVKTLDVPAGPVATRRSGAITWVRARPEWAPEFSLYPMGSVREVQAADPKKFGAGHHYLWAWTDKVEHAIRSRMFAPDMGITEDEATGAAAVRITAHLRHALLITQGKGSELRTTYDPAGWVEVGGRVHPEKSRTL; from the coding sequence ATGCCCATCCACGTAGACGTCGTCCGGGTGTTCACCGACGACAAAGGACGCCACGGCAATCCGCTCGGCATCGTCGACTCCTCGGCCGTCCCGCCGGAGGATCGGCAGTCCGTCGCCCGCACGCTCGGATACAGCGAGACGATCTTCGTCGACATTCCCGGGCCCGACGACGAGCACGCGCGCGCCCAGATCTTCACCCCGACCACCGAACTGCCCTTCGCCGGACATCCCACCGTCGGGCTGTCCTGGTGGTTGCACGAGCGCGGCGCCGCCGTCAAGACTCTGGACGTGCCCGCGGGCCCCGTCGCCACCCGGCGTTCCGGCGCGATCACCTGGGTGCGGGCCCGGCCCGAATGGGCGCCGGAGTTCTCGCTGTACCCCATGGGCAGCGTGCGCGAGGTTCAGGCCGCCGACCCGAAGAAGTTCGGTGCCGGGCACCACTACCTGTGGGCGTGGACCGACAAGGTCGAGCATGCGATCCGGTCGCGAATGTTCGCCCCCGACATGGGCATCACCGAGGACGAGGCCACCGGAGCCGCTGCCGTCCGGATCACCGCGCACCTGCGGCACGCCCTCCTGATCACCCAGGGCAAAGGATCCGAACTGCGCACCACGTACGACCCCGCCGGCTGGGTCGAGGTCGGCGGACGGGTCCACCCCGAGAAGTCACGCACCCTCTGA